The sequence below is a genomic window from Candidatus Hydrogenedens sp..
ACATGCTCAAAAATTCATCAGTGGTTCTGTATAGTTTGGGTCTACCAGGGAGTTCGGATATACCACAAACGCGTATGAGATTGCGTTCCTGAAGTTGTTCAAATGCATGTGCAACAGATACCCCACGAATAGCCTCAACTTCAACGCGTGTAATGGGCTGTTTGTAGGCAATAATGGCTAATGTTTCAAGTAAAGAGGGAGACATTCGCCGTGTCTTTTTAATTTGCAAAAACTTGCGGATAAATGGGGCAAATAACGGACGCACAAGCAATTGGTAACCACCAGCAATTTCTTTCAAAATATAAGGCAAGCTGTTATTGTTTATCTCCGTTTTGAGTTCTTCCAGCAATGATTTCACAATTTCTGAGTCTATATCCCCGAGTATTTCCGCAATACGATTAGCACTTAACGGCTTATCACTAACAAAAAGTAATGCATGCATGGCTTGTTTGGTCTGGTCTCGGTCAAGAGAAAAGAGGAGAACTTCTTCTTCACTCATTTCCTCTTCGGAAGAAGTATTTACAGCAGAAATATTATTCTCCGAAGGGGTATTATCAGCCCTTACTTCCATGTCCATGTTATTTTTTTCTATCCTTAATTTCAGAGGTTTGTGTTATAGAGTCCTGTTTACAATGCCCACAAGCGGTTTAATTTCGTTCATCAATTGCTCAAATGTTTCCAGTTTTAATGATTGAGCACCATCGGATAATGCTTCTGCAGGATTGGGATGTACTTCTACAATAATACCATCTGCTCCTGCGGCAATGGCCGCTTTTGACATAGGAATTACTAAATCCCATCGCCCACTTGCATGGCTTGGGTCAACAACAACGGGCAAATGGGAGTATTTTTTTACTATAGGAACGGCCTGAATATCAAGTGTGTTTCGTGTTTCGGTTTCAAAGGTTCTGATTCCGCGTTCACACATAATTACATTTGGGTTCCCTTCAGCGATGATATATTCCGCAGACATAAGCCATTCGTTAATTGTGGACATCATCCCGCGTTTTAATAGTATAGGCTTATTTAATTTGCCTACCGCCCTAAGAAGTCCGTAATTCTGCATATTGCGAGCACCTATCTGGATAATATCTGCGAAATCTGCAACTACGGGAACTTGTTCTACGGTCATGGCTTCTGTAACTATAGGTAGGTCATACTTTTCGGAAGCCTCTTTAAGTAAACGCAAACCTTCCAGCTCCATACCCTGAAAACTATACGGCGATGTGCGAGGTTTATAAGCACCCCCTCGGAGAATGTGAGCTCCACACTTTTTTACAAATTCCGCAGTCTGCAAGATTTGTTCACGGGATTCTACGGCGCAGGGTCCTGCCATAATACAAAAAGATTTTGGTCCTATTCGGGCTTTACCTACTTGTATAACGGTATCTTCTTTTTTTACTTCCCGACTGGCTAACTTATAAGGTTTTAAAACAGGCATTACCTTTTCTACATGGGGTAGTGCCTCTAAAGCTAATACTCCTTGTAAAATCCGTTCATCACCAATTACTGCTATAACTGTTTTTTCAACACCTTCAAGGACATGAGGTTTCAGCCCTAATTCTTCAACACGGTTTACAACATAAGCCACATCTTCGGGTTTTCTACTTGCCATTACTATAATCATAATTTGCTTCCTTCCAACTTGTTTCTATTATTCAAATATATTTAAAAGGTCTGTATTCCTGTCCAAATTTGAGATTATATAATACCTTTTTTAAGGCTTAATCTTCAATATCCGATTTTATAAAGCATGTTTTAAGATTTTTTCATTTTAATTATAAGTATTGGTTTTCAGAACGAAAATAGCATTACTATTTCCATTTGTTGCATAAGATAGAGGAGAGAAATAGGATATATGAGGCTAACCGAAGGATGCGTTAACAAAAGATTAAAATTATGCATTCGTTTATGAATAATAGGATTGTCCTTTTTCCTTTATAAGAAGATATTTTTAATTGTTTGTTTGTGCGTATTTTTATCCTGATTTTGCGTTCCTCCTTATTAAATTATGATTCGGGATGGGTAGGTGTTTCAGCATGAACGCGAACACGATAGAAATGAGAAAGAGCATTAATATAAAGAGCCATAGTTTCAATGGAAATCCCGGCAGAATTTATATCTGAGTTCGATGGCGATAAATCAAGGTAAGGTGTATCCGAATTTTGGGAAGTAGCACGAATTCCGAAAGGAATTACACCCACTAATTTTCTCGAATCTACACCCGATTTAATATAAGGATGAGCATAAACAGGTAGATTTTTCGTCCCTAATCCTTCAATAAAACAAATCCCAAAAGGATTTACACCTAATATCCAGTTTATATGGTCAAAAAATAATTTTTTTGCTGTATCTTCGGGAATAAAACGGAATGCTTTCCCTGCTAATTGTGCTATTTGGAGTAGATATAAATTATTCCCCATTTTGTCTTCATCTTTTTGGGTTGTTATACCGAAGAAATCCATTTCGGATTTCCATCTCATAGGGCAGATTCCGAAAGGATTCTGATTTGCTTGTTCCGAATAAAGTTGAAGGGTGTTTTTTAAAGTTTGAACCAATTCATAAGTTTTAGTTTCATATGTAAAAGCGTCATATCTTGGAATGGCTTCAGATATATTAAGAATATTTTCAGGCATGTATGTTTGTAGGGTAGATATATAATTCCCTGTATTTTTGATTTCTGCCAGGTAAACAAGAGCAGAGAATAGTCCAGCATTTTTCTTCCCCTGGGCTAATGCAGACTGGGTTAATTTTTCCGTTTTGCTGATATAAGGGCTTTCCATCTTTGTCTTTGATGATAAATAGGAAACATTTCCCATAGCCGCAAAAACAACCTCTTCATCTGTAAGGGATTGTTCGATAGGTCTCTCATTGGCTGTGTTCGGTTGATTGTCCGTTTCTTCTTCAGGTTTTTTTACAGTACTTTCAGGTTTTGAAATAATATTGCCCAAAAGTGTTCCATCTTCCTTGATACGGTTGGCAATATATTCAGCACCCCAATCTATTTCTTCCTGCATTTTTGAAATCAGGTCTTTATCTTTTAATAAACGCCACATGCAAATGTTATAACTCTCGGCAAGTAGGTTCAAACAAAGGGCTGATTTTGTTTTGCTATATGTTTCTCCATCATGCCATCCTCCTTTTAGTGAAATACCTTCAAAAGAATCATCTATATGACAGGGTTCGTGAATACCTTCTATTTTTGTGCCACAACGATGTAATCGAATCCCATCCAATACCTTAGGAATGGTTTTTTCCCAGAGAATATCCTTGCCTATTAAAAAATAAGGACTGTAATATCGCTTTTCTCCAATATTAACCATAATCCGATAATTCCCCTCCTCGTTATAATCCGAAAAATCTGCACGATAGAACCATTTCCCCCAGTCTGATTTATTTGCTCCGATAATCCGTGACGGTTCTCCAAAATATATTTCTCGCACCTCAAGGTCAGATTCACCTAAAAGGTAAGAAGTTATTTTTTCAGGCTTAAAATTTGTTGCAAGAATACATGTTTTAGGATAGAGCAAATCGTAACCTACCTGATTTACAAAAATATCAACGGTTTTGGGCTGTTCAATAACTCCTGTGAAATTTGCTTCATCCCACCAAACAGTCCCCGTAGGATTAAATTCAGTAATTAATTGAAGTCGTATAGCAACCGCACCTGAAGGGACAGATGTCTCAGATAACATAAATCGTTTCCATTCCGAAGCCGCATTTTCTATCAATCGCAACTCTTTTTTATCTATCGTTTCATCGCCTTTTAACCATTCTATAATGACTTTTGAAGGAAATGTCCCTTTATAAAAAATGCTTCCTGTAACCGATACCATACCCGGGGGAATGGGAATATCTTCTGTATGGATATTTAGCACTTCTTTTCCCTTAACCCGAAGAGAACTTTTCCCTGAAAGATAGGTTGTATTATCAAGAGAAATTTTGTTTTCTGTGTTTTCGGAAGAAAATTTCCAGTTATTTAATATGGATACCACATCCGAATCCTTTTCAGAAAGTTCAAAACCCCCATTATAAATCAGAGGAATTGTTTCCCAAATAAAATCATCCTCATTAGAGGTAGAGGATGAAGTATCTTCACTAAAAGAAGGATAAAGACAGAATAATACAATCCCTGTTACAAATAGTAAAAGGAACAAATAATTATTAAAAAAAAGTTTTTTCATATATCCGTCCTATCTTAACTATTTAATTTTATTATTTGGAAGGGAGGTTCGTTTTGTATTTCCTGAACGAGTTCATTTGCGTGATATTCTTGTTCCTCTGTTCCGCTAATGGCAAACCATAAAGCCCCTTCTGCCCCATTAACTCCACCTCCACCTATTAACTCTACATCTGCACCTGTGAGGATTTTTATGGCATCTATTTCTGTGAAAACCTCACCCGGAACAGGAAAAAATCGAGGACCATTTCCATGAGCAGAGTTTATTTTTAATGCAATTGTATCAAGATTTCCAGAAATTCGTTTTTCAAGTCCCACAGGAATAATAAGTTTTACACGACGACCTATTACGGCCGGTATTGTAACACCGATTGTTCCACCTTGTGGATGTGCCACAAAAATTCCGGCACGCCGATTATTCATATCCAGTGCATTTGCCCCTTTTAGAATAACATCGGATTGTGCTAATTGTTGGGCTACATCGAAAAGATTTTTACCTCGTTCCCAATTCCCTTTGACAATTACTACATCTCCGGGAAAAGTAGATTCATCAGGAAGCCTTCCCATATCTGTTAGTGGATAAAACGGAGGTAATGTTATACCTCTAAAAAAACGGTTTTTTGGAAAAGGGTCTTCGTATCCTAAATATTTCAATATTTCCTCAGCGATATATCCATTCGTTGTCCCTGCAACAATCACTATCGTATGAGCATTTATGGCTCTTTGTATTTCAGGATGTCGAACTATCCCTTTTGCTATAAGCCGTTTACATGCCGATACAGTTAGCACCACTTGCAACATAAAAACATCTCCTTTTTACAATTGTTTTTGAAACGGGAATAGGTAGTAGTATAAATTATAAAACATATCTTGTAAACGAGTATAAATAACAAAAGTTAATGAAGATATATTTAAAACAATGAAAGGGTTTGTTTATGTCAGGTTTGCGTATTACAGTTTGGAATGAAGGTGTTCATGAGAAAATTAGTGAAAAGGTGCAAAAGGTGTATCCGCATTCTATTGGTGGGCAAATTGCTCAATATTTGGAGAAACAACCGGGTATTGCCTCTGTTCGTTCTGTGCAGTTAGATGACCCAGACCAGGGACTATCCGATGAAATTTTAGAAAATACGGATGTGATGACATGGTGGGGACATCTGGCTCATGATAAAGTATCCGAAGAGAATGCAGAAAAAGTGCAGAACCGTGTTTTGAACGGGATGGGCTTGGTTGTCTTGCATTCAGGGCACATGTCAAAGCCATTTCGTCGTCTTATGGGCACAGGTTGTATGCTGAAATGGCGTGAGTGGCAAGGCGAAGGGGAACGGGAACGCGTTTGGGTAGTTGACCCGGCACATCCTATAGCAAATGGTATCCCTGAGTATATTGAATTAGAACGCTCAGAAATGTATGGAGAACATTTTGATATACCTCAGCCCGACCAATTGGTTTTTGTTAGTTGGTATCAAGGGGGAGAAGTTTTCCGTAGTGGTTGCTGCTGGCATCGAGGATTGGGAAAAGTATTTTATTTCAGTCCTGGACATGAAACTCTGCCAATTTACTATAATGAACATATCTTAAAAGTTATCTATAACGGGGTCTTATGGTGTGCCCCGACAAAACCTGTGAATGGTGTATTTCGTGGAAATTTTGACCCACCCATTGAAAAAATAGGATAAACATTATGAATAAAAGAAGATGCTATTGGATGGTTATATCGTTATGTATAACCATCACCTGTATGTTTTCTCCTATGTATGGGGATTCCTCTAATTCATCAGACTTACCTCCCTTGTGGAAAAAAGCAGAAATTTTCCAACAAGATATGGAAGAGCGGTTTTTACTGGATGGACAGGCTCTTTGTAAGTTGATTCTTCCACGAAAGGACAGAGGACTAACTTATAACATGCCGGACAATGCCTATATGACAGGTATTTATGTGGGTACCTTATCCATGAAGTATTCCATAACAAAAGAGGACAAGGATAAGACAAAATTAATTCAATCCGTTAAAGCCCTGAATTTTCTGTGTCGTGCCAGTGGTATAGATGGTTTACTTGCCCGTGCTGTTATTCCTATTGATTCTCCGTGGCAGGATAATGGTATTTGGAGACCTACTCCTGATGGTAAATATAAGTGGCGGGGCGATGTAAGCAGCGACCAGGTAGATGGAGTTTTGTTCGGATTTTCGTGGGCATACGAGACGATTAGCGATGAAACTGTAAGAAAAGAGATAGCCAGAGATGTAACGGCAATTGTAGACCATATATTGAGGAACGACTTAAGAATTATTGATGCAGACGATAAGCCAACGACCTGGGGTAAGTATTTCCCCCAATATACAGTGATAGAATCGTTAAATGCTTTGCTATGGCTACAAGCCTTAAAAATTGCATACCAGGTCTCCAATGATAATAAATATGCTGAACTTTATAAAAAATATGCTATAGAAATGAAATATGCAGAACGAGCTATCCAGGCGAGGAGAAATCTTGACCCAACACGAAAAGGTTTTGTTAACCATTCCGATGATGTCCTTTTCTTCTTAGGAATAGAACCTCTCCTACGATTGGAACAAGACCCTAAAATACGGAAATATTACATTAAGTCCTTAAAACATGCCTGGGAAGGTTCTCCACCTTTTCCAGGATTAAAACCTGAGGCAAATCCGCTATATTCATTCTTAACGGCAAAGTATTTGAAGGATACCTCTGAAATTGAAAATGCCATAAAAACGCTTGAGTGGTTCCCTTTTTCTATTAAATGGAATAAAGATACTATTGCGAAATATGAACAACGATATGGCATCCGATTGATTTGGGATGTCCAAAGTCCAGAGCCAGAAGAAGGGAAACCGATACCTATTGATAGACGGATGAACACATGGTCAACATGGGTTCAAGACCCATACCTTTCTCTCGGGAACCCGATGAATGATTTTCTTGCCGAATACAATGGACATGACTATCTTTTAGGATATTGGCTCGGAAGATATTACGGCTTTATTGATAAAGACAGATAAATTTTCTTTTATCAGGTGTTTCTAATAGTTTGTTTCACTCGTTTACTACATACGATATATATTCTTCAAAAGAATATAATGTTTATTAACGAAATACCTGATGTTAAATTCATAGGACAAAATAAATGCTTGTTTTTTATCTTCTTACTTTATGGATTTGCTCCGGAGATTTTTCTGATAATCAGAATGCTTTTCAGCAATTAGAAGGTAAATATGCGATTATTTATTATATGGATGCAGACAGGACTGAAGCGGAAAAAGTGCAGGAAGTCGTTGAAAACTCCTGGCTTGAATTAACCCAATATTTCCCAATTTCCAATAATAACCCCGTCCAAATTTGGATTGTTCGCTCACCGGAGGATTTTTCTAAAATGGCGTCGGGTCGTTCTTCTTTCCTTTATGGAGGTATTGCCAGACCGGGGTCAGGGATAATCGTTGTTAAATCTTCTCGTTTGAGAAGTTGGGGAGAAGATTTTGTGGGAACTATACGACATGAATTGGTGCATGTGTTTATAAATCGTGCAGGATTAGAAGAACGCATTCCCCTATGGTTCAATGAAGGGCTTGCCATGTTCCTTGCAAACGAATATCATTGGAGTACTGGAATTCGTATGTCTCATATTGTACTGACAAATCGTCTCATTGATTATAAAGATTTAGACCGCGAATTAATGTTGACGACATCACCCGATACTACCAGCAGTGCCTATATTCAGTCTCTTTCAATGCTTCAGTATCTTTACAAAAAATTAGGAGAGGAAAAGTTTTGGAATGTGGTCCGAGGTTGTAAAGACAAACGATTTGTCCAGTCGTTGAAAGAGATAGGAGGAATAAGTCTTGATGAGTTTTGGTATGGTTATCGAAGGTCTCTATGGGTAGTTACTTTAATGGGAGCCTTAGCCACAGGTTCGATTTTTACACCCATAGCCATATTGGCTATTTTCGTGTTTCTATGGATATGGCGAAGAAATCGTAAAAAGATGAAGGTATGGGAAGAGGAGGAAGAGGAAGATGAACGATTAGGAATAAGAACAATCCCCTGGGAACATCTTACCCAAGAACCCTACGATTGGGAAATGAAAGATGACGATGACTGATGTCCTATTTATCTGCTTCGTCTAACTTGTTTAATATTAAAGTTGCAAAGGTTCCATTTCTTCAAGAGCCGTGCGAATAGCGTGAATATCTTTTTCATCTAAAATGACAGAACCCGCCTTTGCGTTTTCCTCTATCTGCAATTCGTCTCTTGCACCTACCAACGCAGTGGTAATTCCTGGTTGATGAAAAGTCCATGCAATAAAGAGTTGCCTCAGAGTAATTTCATACTTTTCCGCAATCGGTTTTACTCTTTCCAACATATTTAGAACACGACGGCGATTTACAGGGGAAAACATCGTTTTATCTCGACGCAAATCCCCATGTGGAAATTCCCTATCTAATGTAACCTTTCCCGTGAGCAGTCCCTGAGCAATCGGACTGTATGCAAGAACAGAAATGTTATTTTCACGACAGAAAGGAAGTATCTCTGCCTCAATTTCGCGTTCTAATGCGTTATATTTGGGCTGATTACTTTCAAATTTTCCTTTTTTAAGACAAGTTCTCATCATTTCCACAGTAAAATTGCTAACCCCGATGTGTCGTATTTTCCCTTCTTTTTGTAAGGAGAGTAAGGCTTCCATTGTATAATCTAACGGTGTTGTTTTGTCAGGCCAATGGCATTGATATAAATCAATTACATCTACTTTTAACCTACGAAGACTGTTTTCACATTCTTTCCGTATAGATTCAGGACGAAGGTTTTTGTAAACTTTCAGGGGTTCTCCATTACGGTCTACGGTATCAAAGAAAAATTCCCCTTGCTCTGTGTCCCATCGCAAACCACATTTGGTAGCTATAATAACCTTATCTCTTCGTCCTTGTATGGCTTCTCCTACAATCATTTCACTATGTCCAAAACCATAAACAGGTGCCGTATCTATACAGGTTACACCGAGGTCAATACCTTTCTGGATAGCCCGTTTTGCCTCTTCATCATCCGTCCCACCCCAGAGCCATCCACCAATTGCCCATGCACCAAAAGAGACTACGGGTAATTTTATATTCGTTGTTCCTAAAGTTCTGTATTGCATAATTAAGTTCCTTTCATTGTTTCGTTTTAATTATTTTAACGAATTGAATAAAAGATTATAAAACATTTTTGTATCAGGAAGGATAAAATAAGTATGATGTAGTGTGAAACTCTTTTCTTAAAAAAATTGTCATAAAGGAGAAAAAAGAGTGCGAGATATTCTGATGAGTTTACCGTTACTTTTTGTAGTTGTAACATCCTTTTATCTGGCTTTACGAGCCATTAGTCGCGTGTGGATTAATTACCGCGTTCGATTGGCTCTGTTAGAACGACTTGAAAATTCTCCCGAATTGATTGAAGAAGTCCCCCAGATACGGGAACTTTTTGAGGATGAAAATAAAGAAATTACAGAGCGATACCCGATAGATTTTGTTTTTACAGGTGTATTTCTTGTCATTTTGGGTTTGATTTGTGTCATTTTTGATTTTCTATTAGGCACAGGACAGGTAGCTGTAGGTGCCTATTGGGGAGGGGTAATTTGTTCCGGATTAGGGTTCATTATAACTCTTTTGGGATTATTCCTCCGATTCCTTTCCACACCCGTAAATATATAAAAACCTTATTTTGTATAAAATCACACAATTTAGTATATTAATAGGTATGTAGGTGTTTTTTTTGCTCAATGTTATTTTTCTATTATAAAACATATTTTTTATAGGAAAGGAGTTTTTTATGTTTGAAATGAGGTATTGGATACTTATTACCCCGATGTTATGTTTCGGATGTGCTACAGGATTTGTTCCAGGGGCTCCCGAAGGTTGTATTGATGTTATTGCTCATCGTGGAGCCAGTGCCTATGCGCCAGAGAATACACTAGCATCTTTTAAAAAAGCGATAGAATTAAAAGCAAACTGGTTTGAATTGGATGTTCATCTTACAGCAGATAATAAGTTGGTTGTGATACACGATGATGAATTAAAAAGAGTAACAGGTGTAGAAGGGAAAGTAACCGAGAAGAAATGGAAAGAAATAAAAGATTTGGATGCAGGGTCCTGGTTCTCCCCAGAATATAAAGGGGAAACATTACCCTCTTTAGAAGATGCTTTGAAAGTGGCTAAAGGGAAAATAGGTGTGTATATTGAAGTAAAAAGTAGTGATAATAATACTCCCCTTCTACCATTAATTATGATGAATATCGCCGGTAAGGATAAAATGACCCCTGAATTGAAAAAACAATTAGAAGATGTGATTTATGGTAGCCAATCGCGGAACATTATATTAGCACGCGAAACGGTTAAAACCGTGCGTAAAATGAAGATGGAGAAACAGGTAGTATTACAAACCTTTTCACCTGTGATTTGTTTTACCTTAATTAATGAAGCACCTGATTTGCGGATAGAATTTTTAGGTGAGGAATCGGAAGAACATCCGGAATGGTGGAATTATTATGTGTTATTTGGAAAATTGTTGAATGTAGCGGGAATGAATGTTAACCGGGAGCACCTCACCAAAGAACGGATAGACCAGTTCCATGCAAATGGAGCCACTGTAGCCGTATGGACTGTAGATGATGTGGAAGAAATGAAAAAGTTTGCAGAATGGGGTGTAGATGGAATTATTACCAATAAGCCTGATGTTGCCCTCAAAGTTCTGCGGGAAATGGGCAAAACAAAATAATGGATAAAAATGTCTTCAATTTATTTCTACATTAGGGAAAAACATATTTAAGATATAAACAAGGCATTAAGGAAGTTTTTTATGGCTATTGAAATAAAACCTTTAGGTCCGGAATATCGGGTCTGGCGATGGAAAATATTGACTACTACATATATTGCCTATATCGGCTATTACATGACCCGTAAAATTTTTACAATATGTAAAACAAGGATTGCAGAGGATTTCGGCTGGGAATTGGGAGATACGGCATATATATGGGCGTCTTTTCTTATTGCTTATGCTATAGGGCAATTTTTAAATAGTTTTATAGGTAGAAAATGGGGTCCTCGTGTGATTTTGCTTGGTGGATTGGGCATTTCTATTGTTTGTAATACTATCTTTGGTTTTTCTAATTCGTTTGAAAACTTCATTTTATTTATGTTTATCAATGGTCTGGCACAGGCATCCGGTTGGCCAGGATGTATCGGAGGTATTTCAAGATGGCTTCGCAACTATGAACGGGGTACCATTATGGGAGTATGGACTACAAATCATATCATTGCAAATATTATATATAAGTCTGTTGGTGGTTTCCTTTTAGCGTCTATGGGATGGCGTTGGTCCTTTTTTGGAATGACCCTTTTGACTTTATTTGTTTGGGCTTTGATTTTAATATGGCAGAAAGACCGCCCTGAAGATGTTGGTTTACCTCCTATTATAGATAAGGAGGAAGACTATGGACAGGCAATAAAAGCATCGCAGGAAGACCATATCTCCGTATCTGAATATTTACGCGT
It includes:
- the scpB gene encoding SMC-Scp complex subunit ScpB produces the protein MDMEVRADNTPSENNISAVNTSSEEEMSEEEVLLFSLDRDQTKQAMHALLFVSDKPLSANRIAEILGDIDSEIVKSLLEELKTEINNNSLPYILKEIAGGYQLLVRPLFAPFIRKFLQIKKTRRMSPSLLETLAIIAYKQPITRVEVEAIRGVSVAHAFEQLQERNLIRVCGISELPGRPKLYRTTDEFLSMFGLNSLQDLPNVEELKEFR
- the aroF gene encoding 3-deoxy-7-phosphoheptulonate synthase; its protein translation is MIIVMASRKPEDVAYVVNRVEELGLKPHVLEGVEKTVIAVIGDERILQGVLALEALPHVEKVMPVLKPYKLASREVKKEDTVIQVGKARIGPKSFCIMAGPCAVESREQILQTAEFVKKCGAHILRGGAYKPRTSPYSFQGMELEGLRLLKEASEKYDLPIVTEAMTVEQVPVVADFADIIQIGARNMQNYGLLRAVGKLNKPILLKRGMMSTINEWLMSAEYIIAEGNPNVIMCERGIRTFETETRNTLDIQAVPIVKKYSHLPVVVDPSHASGRWDLVIPMSKAAIAAGADGIIVEVHPNPAEALSDGAQSLKLETFEQLMNEIKPLVGIVNRTL
- a CDS encoding glycoside hydrolase family 9 protein translates to MKKLFFNNYLFLLLFVTGIVLFCLYPSFSEDTSSSTSNEDDFIWETIPLIYNGGFELSEKDSDVVSILNNWKFSSENTENKISLDNTTYLSGKSSLRVKGKEVLNIHTEDIPIPPGMVSVTGSIFYKGTFPSKVIIEWLKGDETIDKKELRLIENAASEWKRFMLSETSVPSGAVAIRLQLITEFNPTGTVWWDEANFTGVIEQPKTVDIFVNQVGYDLLYPKTCILATNFKPEKITSYLLGESDLEVREIYFGEPSRIIGANKSDWGKWFYRADFSDYNEEGNYRIMVNIGEKRYYSPYFLIGKDILWEKTIPKVLDGIRLHRCGTKIEGIHEPCHIDDSFEGISLKGGWHDGETYSKTKSALCLNLLAESYNICMWRLLKDKDLISKMQEEIDWGAEYIANRIKEDGTLLGNIISKPESTVKKPEEETDNQPNTANERPIEQSLTDEEVVFAAMGNVSYLSSKTKMESPYISKTEKLTQSALAQGKKNAGLFSALVYLAEIKNTGNYISTLQTYMPENILNISEAIPRYDAFTYETKTYELVQTLKNTLQLYSEQANQNPFGICPMRWKSEMDFFGITTQKDEDKMGNNLYLLQIAQLAGKAFRFIPEDTAKKLFFDHINWILGVNPFGICFIEGLGTKNLPVYAHPYIKSGVDSRKLVGVIPFGIRATSQNSDTPYLDLSPSNSDINSAGISIETMALYINALSHFYRVRVHAETPTHPES
- a CDS encoding ThuA domain-containing protein, whose protein sequence is MSGLRITVWNEGVHEKISEKVQKVYPHSIGGQIAQYLEKQPGIASVRSVQLDDPDQGLSDEILENTDVMTWWGHLAHDKVSEENAEKVQNRVLNGMGLVVLHSGHMSKPFRRLMGTGCMLKWREWQGEGERERVWVVDPAHPIANGIPEYIELERSEMYGEHFDIPQPDQLVFVSWYQGGEVFRSGCCWHRGLGKVFYFSPGHETLPIYYNEHILKVIYNGVLWCAPTKPVNGVFRGNFDPPIEKIG
- a CDS encoding DUF1570 domain-containing protein, which produces MLVFYLLTLWICSGDFSDNQNAFQQLEGKYAIIYYMDADRTEAEKVQEVVENSWLELTQYFPISNNNPVQIWIVRSPEDFSKMASGRSSFLYGGIARPGSGIIVVKSSRLRSWGEDFVGTIRHELVHVFINRAGLEERIPLWFNEGLAMFLANEYHWSTGIRMSHIVLTNRLIDYKDLDRELMLTTSPDTTSSAYIQSLSMLQYLYKKLGEEKFWNVVRGCKDKRFVQSLKEIGGISLDEFWYGYRRSLWVVTLMGALATGSIFTPIAILAIFVFLWIWRRNRKKMKVWEEEEEEDERLGIRTIPWEHLTQEPYDWEMKDDDD
- a CDS encoding aldo/keto reductase, which codes for MQYRTLGTTNIKLPVVSFGAWAIGGWLWGGTDDEEAKRAIQKGIDLGVTCIDTAPVYGFGHSEMIVGEAIQGRRDKVIIATKCGLRWDTEQGEFFFDTVDRNGEPLKVYKNLRPESIRKECENSLRRLKVDVIDLYQCHWPDKTTPLDYTMEALLSLQKEGKIRHIGVSNFTVEMMRTCLKKGKFESNQPKYNALEREIEAEILPFCRENNISVLAYSPIAQGLLTGKVTLDREFPHGDLRRDKTMFSPVNRRRVLNMLERVKPIAEKYEITLRQLFIAWTFHQPGITTALVGARDELQIEENAKAGSVILDEKDIHAIRTALEEMEPLQL
- a CDS encoding glycerophosphodiester phosphodiesterase family protein, with the protein product MFEMRYWILITPMLCFGCATGFVPGAPEGCIDVIAHRGASAYAPENTLASFKKAIELKANWFELDVHLTADNKLVVIHDDELKRVTGVEGKVTEKKWKEIKDLDAGSWFSPEYKGETLPSLEDALKVAKGKIGVYIEVKSSDNNTPLLPLIMMNIAGKDKMTPELKKQLEDVIYGSQSRNIILARETVKTVRKMKMEKQVVLQTFSPVICFTLINEAPDLRIEFLGEESEEHPEWWNYYVLFGKLLNVAGMNVNREHLTKERIDQFHANGATVAVWTVDDVEEMKKFAEWGVDGIITNKPDVALKVLREMGKTK
- a CDS encoding MFS transporter, with amino-acid sequence MAIEIKPLGPEYRVWRWKILTTTYIAYIGYYMTRKIFTICKTRIAEDFGWELGDTAYIWASFLIAYAIGQFLNSFIGRKWGPRVILLGGLGISIVCNTIFGFSNSFENFILFMFINGLAQASGWPGCIGGISRWLRNYERGTIMGVWTTNHIIANIIYKSVGGFLLASMGWRWSFFGMTLLTLFVWALILIWQKDRPEDVGLPPIIDKEEDYGQAIKASQEDHISVSEYLRVAFNPLIFIMGIAYFSVKFLRYALDSWLPSFLNIQGLPVDQASYYSMIFDITGVVGTIVAGYVLDRWFRGNWAGVCFVCSIGTILGYVAVMYAGVNPILIAFCFGIVGFMLYGPDSLLTGAAAVAVAGEANAVAITGVINGIGSIGPVVQELVIGKFMKTENLQIGIDRTNMLGLIMSIALAMSTAFLTWYLYRVHGKNNKPVDKANP